The Megalops cyprinoides isolate fMegCyp1 chromosome 19, fMegCyp1.pri, whole genome shotgun sequence genome has a window encoding:
- the LOC118794696 gene encoding rho GDP-dissociation inhibitor 1-like — translation MAEQEPTPEQLAAIAAENENTEVVNYRPPAQKSLQEIQELDKDDESLRKYKEALLGATVAVAPDPSVPNVQVTRLTLVCESAPAPLVLDLLGDLEAFKKQAFVLKEGVEYRIKISFKVNKEIVSGLKYVQQTFRKGVKIDKSDYMVGSYGPRPTEYEFLTPLEEAPKGMLARGTYNIKSKFTDDDKHDHLSWEWNLNIKKDWKD, via the exons ATGGCAGAGCAGGAGCCCACCCCAGAGCAGCTGGCAGCCATCGCTGCGGAGAACGAGAACACCGAGGTGGTGAACTACCGTCCCCCGGCCCAGAAGAGCCTGCAGGAGATCCAGGAGCTGGACAAAGACGACGAGAGCCTGCGCAAGTACAAGGAGGCGCTGCTGGGCGCCACCGTCGCTGTCGCTCCAG ACCCCAGCGTCCCGAACGTCCAGGTCACGCGGCTGACCCTGGTATGTGAGAGCGCACCGGCCCCCCTGGTCCTCGACCTGCTGG GGGATTTGGAGGCCTTTAAGAAGCAGGCGTTTGTACTGAAGGAGGGAGTAGAATACAGGATAAAGATCAGCTTCAAG GTGAACAAGGAGATTGTCTCAGGGCTGAAGTATGTTCAGCAGACCTTCAGGAAAGGAGTAAAGA TCGACAAGTCGGACTACATGGTGGGCAGCTACGGACCGCGGCCGACGGAGTACGAGTTCCTGACCCCGCTGGAGGAGGCCCCGAAGGGTATGCTGGCCCGCGGGACGTACAACATCAAGTCCAAGTTCACCGACGATGACAAACACGACCACCTGTCCTGGGAGTGGAACCTCAATATCAAGAAGGACTGGAAAGACTGA